Proteins co-encoded in one Musa acuminata AAA Group cultivar baxijiao unplaced genomic scaffold, Cavendish_Baxijiao_AAA HiC_scaffold_1077, whole genome shotgun sequence genomic window:
- the LOC135666187 gene encoding DNA damage-repair/toleration protein DRT100-like translates to MDSMQPLCLVFLFLCSTLLLQWSQGCHPHDRSALLAFKAGITADPSGLLRSWDSATDCCSAWDGVACDAATRRVVNVSRPGLSSGPDFISDASIAGRLSPALGDLFSLRLLDLSNLKQLAGPIPPALGRLSNTSSTPTNSPVASPPRSQTSPDY, encoded by the coding sequence ATGGATAGCATGCAGCCGCTGtgcctcgtcttcctcttcctctgctcCACCCTGTTGCTGCAGTGGTCGCAGGGATGTCACCCCCACGACCGTTCGGCCCTTCTCGCCTTCAAGGCCGGCATCACCGCCGACCCCTCCGGCCTCCTCCGCTCCTGGGACTCGGCCACGGACTGTTGCTCCGCGTGGGACGGCGTGGCCTGCGACGCTGCCACTCGCCGCGTCGTCAACGTCTCCCGCCCTGGCCTCTCCTCGGGGCCCGACTTCATCTCCGACGCCTCCATTGCCGGGAGGCTCTCGCCTGCCCTCGGCGACCTCTTCTCCCTCCGGTTGCTCGATCTCAGCAACCTCAAGCAGCTCGCCGGCCCCATTCCACCCGCCCTCGGCCGCCTCTCGAACACCTCCTCGACTCCAACCAACTCACCGGTTGCATCCCCTCCGCGTTCGCAAACCTCACCCGACTattaa
- the LOC135666249 gene encoding probable leucine-rich repeat receptor-like protein kinase At1g35710, translating to MAHQVTSTPLINTPPGSQHKGDLEPNTILLPTNLIVGGVGPRYRPDLCAGTRPSSTRFVKAELSSKTLCIRHLKPYKGRHDRSQAFGALNQPRQPQSRGQNVIYRNTATGRVVNVSRPGLSPGPDFISDASIAGSLSPALGDLFSLRLLDLSNLKQLAGPVPPALGRLSRLEHLLLDSNQLTGCIPSAFANLTRLRKLSLGNNRLSGSLPPSMFTSPFLSVVSLSNNRLTGGIPASIGRVPAMEALDLHGNHLTGSIPMEIGLLRRLTVLDLSENKISGGIPSSIGKLKNLVVLYLNQNRITGSIPPSIAGMVSLQFCRMSENQLTGSIPDSIGGLPSIERLILENNKLTGQLPAAIGRLATLTDIFFSNNRFTGRIPSSFANLANLQTLDLSRNRLGGPIPAELSRLRNLQELDLSFNSLMHLGRPPSWLGQMNIFKLVLADTGISGPLSDWLSSASSISILDLSSNGLVGDLPPWIGNMTGLSLLNLSNNTLHSGIPEGFKNLTLLMDLDLHSNELYGRLRPVLAKGTQDPLGHYRTLDLSRNRFTGGLDEGVGELAAMDTVERLVVSHNPELGGGIPASMARLAALKEVGMAGNGLSGSIPEGVLDLARLTEFDVSDNRLSGRIPRHRAPLTAEGFRGNTGLCSAPLPPCKLW from the coding sequence atggcccatcaggtaacatcaaccccccttataaataccccccccgGCTCCCAGCACAAGGGGGATCTCGAACCCAATACAATACTCCttcccactaacttgatcgtcggaggggtcgggccgagataccgacccgacctatgtgcaggtacCCGACCATCGTCAACCCGGTTCGTCAAGGCGGAGCTCTCAAGCAAGACCCTCTGCATCCGCCATCTCAAGCCCTACAAAGGGAGACACGACCGATCCCAGGCATTTGgggccctgaaccagccgcgtcaacCCCAAAGTCGCGGCCAGAACGTTATTTACCGTAACACTGCCACTGGCCGCGTCGTCAACGTCTCCCGCCCTGGCCTCTCCCCCGGGCCCGACTTCATCTCCGACGCCTCCATTGCCGGGAGTCTCTCGCCTGCCCTCGGCGACCTCTTCTCCCTCCGGTTGCTCGATCTCAGCAACCTCAAGCAGCTCGCCGGCCCCGTTCCACCCGCCCTCGGCCGCCTCTCCCGCCTTGAACACCTCCTCCTCGACTCCAACCAACTCACCGGCTGCATCCCCTCCGCCTTCGCAAACCTCACCCGACTCCGGAAGCTCTCCCTCGGCAACAACCGCCTCTCCGGATCGCTTCCCCCTTCCATGTTCACCTCTCCATTTCTTTCCGTGGTCTCTCTTTCCAACAACAGGCTAACCGGCGGCATCCCGGCATCCATCGGGCGGGTACCTGCAATGGAGGCACTAGACCTCCATGGCAACCACCTCACCGGCTCCATCCCCATGGAGATCGGATTGCTGCGAAGGCTCACTGTTCTTGATCTTTCAGAGAACAAGATCTCCGGCGGCATCCCCAGCTCCATAGGCAAGCTCAAAAACCTGGTGGTTCTCTACTTGAACCAGAACCGCATCACGGGAAGCATTCCGCCTTCCATCGCCGGTATGGTCTCGCTGCAGTTCTGTAGGATGTCGGAGAACCAGCTCACCGGGAGCATCCCGGATTCGATCGGCGGCCTACCTAGCATCGAGAGACTGATACTGGAGAACAACAAGCTCACCGGTCAGCTGCCCGCCGCTATAGGACGCCTCGCCACGCTCAcggacatcttcttctccaacaacCGATTTACCGGCAGGATCCCTTCCAGCTTCGCCAACCTGGCCAATCTGCAGACGTTAGACCTGTCGCGGAACCGCCTCGGTGGTCCAATCCCCGCCGAGCTCTCCCGGCTGCGGAACCTCCAAGAGCTGGATCTCTCCTTCAACTCCCTGATGCACTTGGGCAGGCCGCCGAGCTGGCTCGGCCAGATGAACATATTCAAGCTTGTCCTGGCGGACACAGGGATCTCCGGTCCGCTGTCTGACTGGCTGTCGTCGGCGTCGTCCATCTCGATCCTCGACCTTTCCAGCAACGGACTGGTGGGGGATCTCCCGCCGTGGATCGGCAACATGACCGGGCTCTCGTTGCTCAACCTCTCCAACAACACTCTGCATTCGGGGATCCCGGAGGGGTTCAAGAACCTGACGCTGCTGATGGACCTGGACCTGCACTCCAACGAGCTGTACGGCCGGCTGCGGCCAGTGCTGGCGAAGGGGACGCAGGACCCCTTGGGGCACTACCGGACGCTGGATCTGTCACGCAACCGGTTCACCGGGGGGCTTGACGAGGGCGTGGGGGAGCTGGCCGCGATGGACACAGTAGAGAGGCTAGTGGTGTCGCACAACCCAGAGCTTGGCGGCGGGATACCGGCGTCCATGGCGAGGCTGGCGGCGCTGAAGGAGGTGGGGATGGCGGGGAACGGGCTCTCCGGGAGCATACCTGAGGGCGTGCTGGACCTCGCGCGACTGACCGAGTTCGATGTGTCAGATAACAGGCTCAGCGGTCGGATACCGCGCCATCGGGCTCCCTTGACGGCGGAGGGCTTCAGAGGAAACACGGGGCTCTGCAGCGCGCCTCTCCCGCCATGCAAGCTGTGGTAA
- the LOC135666188 gene encoding uncharacterized protein LOC135666188, translating into MRRVPRPPALRTHPRGSPACVVLLDLQLSGHTCADHHYALLQRETEKLRVDIEKMRSELRSDMKSTRCIFDELRDELAKQRAETTELITKLDREILALRAQLDAAKHDAIKLCIGILVSMSFKAAAFLRRFL; encoded by the exons ATGCGTCGTGTTCCTCGACCTCCAGCTCTCAGGACACAcccgcgcggttcacccgcctgcgtcgtgctcctcgacctccaGCTCTCAGGACACAcatgcgcg GATCATCACTATGCATTGCTGCAACGAGAGACTGAAAAACTTCGAGTTGATATCGAGAAAATGCGTAGTGAACTTAGGTCTG ATATGAAATCGACAAG GTGCATATTTGACGAGTTACGTGACGAGTTAGCGAAACAAAGGGCAGAAACCACAGAACTTATTACCAAACTCGACAGG GAAATCCTTGCATTAAGGGCACAGTTAGACGCAGCAAAACACGATGCCATAAAGTTGTGCATTGGTATTCTTGTTTCTATGTCGTTCAAAGCAGCAGCCTTTCTTCGACGGTTTCTCTAA
- the LOC135666186 gene encoding uncharacterized protein LOC135666186 translates to MSSDHQDDRARLAIGGPFPTEATGEPPLLQGPREEHPATASERYWRIFNDPGLSPPDGTTGDPPPVSAEAFHGLTHQVQLLTDMVQTIVPLVSRPSRPPGPQLLYQQGVPSQAPTQPRELPTSPRVPLSQPREQAAICPEGHSEPEALSSNSAVSLRAQLRLVNQRLDNVQREIRAGPPGEPTEGPHQGSPFVPKILEHAIPPGFRLPPLDTYDGSANPADHTAAFRAQMSLYGTSDALMSRAFPTTLRGPALAWYGGLKTATIASFDQLAKDFELHFIACARPKPSMAFLLGLSQKEDEPLSLYVNRFATRIRELPDAHPSLSMQAFVTGLRPSRLFWSLVERPPTSVPEMLQRANQFVEVEAWTGGKRQEHKRERPEPAQGPLPPRRKLHQPDPPLLRPLPLPMGTSRTEIFLQIRERGLLKTPYPMNNPRELADRSKYCRFHRQNGHDTEECRELSRQIYELRREGRLDPHVQTGNIPPPCPDGPAERLISVITGGPASGGDSMSGRKAYARSARDEGPHGTLDPQVAFPPEDAERLEHDDALVITARIANAQVRRIMIDTGSSADILFHDAFQKLGLTKQALKPIHSDLTGFTGNSVSPLGSVTLPLTLGTPPKTKTVMSTFLIVDLPTAYNAILGRPSLNKSRALVSTYHQTVKFPTHAGTGEVWGSPRESRRCYLTAVSLHNRAKTEAPLDDPREMKWPNPHPESSAPTYDVSLKKGRPDRTIKVGTDLPQDEREQLVGLLQENADVFAWSPSDAAGMDPKVAQHHLNISPDARPVKQKPRPQAPDKQQAVRQEVERLLAAGFIEEVKYPQWLSNVVLVKKHNGSWRMCVDYTSLNQACPKHCYPLPRIDQLVDATAGHARLSFMDAFSGYNQIRMAPEDQRHIAFITNLGAYFYKVMPFGLKNAGATYQRTINKIFAQQIGRNLEVYVDDMIVKSRVSGDHLTDLSETFATLRNCGLRLNPAKCAFGVSTGKFLGFIIHERGMDVNPEKVQAILDMQAPRTVKDLQRLNGRLAALSRFLSRSGDRCLAFFRAIRDPKNFQWTPQCEEAFRQVQQHLANLPRLASVTAGEELCVYLAASQHAVSSVLVKEAGQQLPVYYTSHVLSGPEERYPPIEKLALALVLVARKLRPYFQAHPIKVITDQPLSQVLSKFDVAGRLLKWSVELGEFDIHYTPRTAIKAQALADFISELAHPEGRPPSELGGTWVVQVDGSSASTGAGAGLVLSAPDGQTFEHSLRFGFHATNNEAEYEALLAGLRLSREMQVDAIKVLTDSQLVTEQLNGGYVAREPTMAKYVAEVKNLASCFAHFTISRVPRLQNDRADELAKLASKRPPGTTHGIEELPSPSIPVACVSAADSRATWVWDMLRYKRDGTLPTDEAAARHIRRKHAWYSEANFLPPSSTVPRARGGDDCLGRGP, encoded by the coding sequence ATGTCGAGCGATCATCAGGACGATCGTGCCAGACTCGCGATCGGGGGACCATTCCCGACCGAGGCTACGGGGGAACCCCCCCTTCTCCAAGGACCTCGGGAAGAGCATCCCGCTACGGCttcggagcgctactggcggaTCTTCAACGATCCGGGCCTATCGCCCCCCGACGGAACCACCGGCGATCCGCCGCCCGTATCGGCCGAAGCCTTCCACGGCCTCACTCACCAGGTCCAGCTACTCACCGACATGGTACAAACCATTGTCCCCCTTGTCTCCCGTCCATCTCGGCCCCCGGGACCCCAACTGTTGTATCAACAGGGGGTCCCTAGTCAAGCTCCCACCCAGCCTCGAGAGCTCCCCACTTCACCTCGGGTGCCGCTATCTCAACCCCGTGAGCAGGCGGCGATCTGCCCGGAAGGCCATTCGGAACCAGAGGCACTATCCTCGAACTCTGCAGTTTCCCTCCGCGCTCAGTTGCGTCTCGTCAACCAACGGCTTGACAATGTGCAAAGGGAAATCCGTGCCGGGCCACCAGGAGAGCCCACGGAAGGCCCGCATCAGGGGTCGCCGTTCGTGCCGAAGATACTGGAGCACGCCATTCCCCCAGGCTTCCGACTCCCCCCCCTGGACACTTATGATGGCTCTGCCAACCCGGCCGACCACACGGCGGCCTTCCGCGCACAGATGTCATTGTACGGGACCTCTGACGCCTTGATGAGCAGGGCATTCCCCACCACGTTGAGAGGGCCGGCCCTCGCGTGGTACGGAGGCTTGAAGACTGCGACGATCGCctcattcgaccagctcgccaaggacttcgagctccacttcatagcttgcgctcgcccgaagccttccatgGCGTTCCTCCTCGGGCTTAGCCagaaggaggatgagcccctctcccttTACGTAAATCGCTTTGCTACAAGGATCCGGGAACTCCCGGACGCTCACCCTTCACTGTCAATGCAGGCGTTCGTAACAGGTCTGCGTCCCTCCCGACtcttctggtctctcgtggagCGACCTCCTACctcggtccccgagatgctccagcgcgcgAACCAGTTCGTGGAAGTCGAAGCCTGGACGGGGGGGAAACGGCAGGAACACAAGAGGGAAAGACCAGAGCCGGCTCAGGGACCGCTCCCTCCCAGACGCAAGCTCCACCAACCCGATCCTCCCCTGCTAAGACCCCTCCCGCTCCCAATGGGTACATCCCGGACAGAAATCTTTCTCCAGATCAGGGAAAGGGGACTGCTCAAAACCCCTTACCCGATGAACAACCCGCGAGAGCTGGCCGACCGGTCCAAGTACTGCCGCTTCCACCGCCAAAACGGACATGACACTGAGGAATGCCGCGAGCTCTCGCGGCAAATCTACGAACTCCGCCGGGAGGGGCGCCTCGACCCCCACGTTCAGACAGGCAACATCCCCCCGCCCTGCCCAGACGGTCCGGCCGAGCGCCTAATCAGTGTCATCACTGGCGGCCCAGCGTCCGGAGGGGATAGCATGTCTGGAAGGAAGGCCTACGCCCGCTCGGCTAGGGACGAGGGTCCCCATGGAACCCTTGACCCCCAGGTCGCATTTCCCCCCGAAGACGCCGAACGACTGGAGCACGACGACGCGCTGGTAATAACCGCCAGAATCGCCAATGCCCAGGTAAGAAGGATTATGATTGACACAGGAAGCTCGGCGGATATACTATTCCACGACGCCTTCCAGAAGTTGGGACTTACGAAGCAAGCCCTGAAACCCATCCACTCGGACCTCACCGGGTTCACCGGCAACTCGGTTTCGCCTTTGGGATCTGTCACACTACCTCTGACGCTGGGGACACCGCCCAAGACTAAAACGGTGATGTCGACCTTTCTGATAGTAGATCTTCCTACAGCGTACAATGCCATCCTCGGCCGACCTTCCCTCAACAAAAGCAGGGCCCTGGTTTCCACTTACCATCAGACAGTGAAATTCCCGACTCACGCGGGAACTGGAGAGGTTTGGGGAAGCCCTCGGGAATCCAGGCGATGCTACCTGACGGCGGTCTCCCTACACAACAGGGCAAAAACCGAAGCACCCCTGGACGATCCCAGAGAAATGAAATGGCCAAATCCACATCCCGAGTCGTCGGCCCCAACCTACGACGTGTCACTGAAAAAGGGACGCCCGGACCGAACCATTAAGGTCGGGACTGACCTACCCCAAGACGAGCGGGAACAACTCGTCGGCCTCTTGCAAGAGAACGccgacgtcttcgcttggtcgccatCCGACGCAGCAGGCATGGACCCAAAGGTAGCCCAACATCACCTCAACATATCGCCTGATGCCCGCCCGGTGAAACAAAAGCCGCGACCCCAGGCCCCGGACAAGCAACAAGCTGTCCGCCAAGAGGTAGAACGGCTCTTAGCGGCCGGCTTTATAGAAGAGGTCAAGTACCCAcagtggctatccaatgtagttctGGTAAAAAAGCATAATGGGAGCTGGcgaatgtgtgttgactacaccagtcttaaTCAGGCATGCCCAAAACACTGCTACCCCCTTCCGAGAATTGATCAGCTCGTGGATGCAACCGCAGGGCACGCCCGACTCtcattcatggacgccttctccggatATAATCAGATCCGAATGGCGCCTGAGGATCAGAGACACATAGCCTTCATCACCAACCTCGGGGCATACTTTTACAAAGTAATGCCGTTCGGACTAAAGAACGCAGGCGCAACTTATCAGAGGACCATCAACAAGATATTCGCCCAGCAGATAGGGCGAAACTTGGAGGTCTATGTggatgacatgattgtaaaaagccgGGTCTCGGGAGATCACCTAACGGACCTATCAGAAACATTCGCCACACTCCGAAACTGCGGCCTTCGGCTCAACCCCGCAAAGTGTGCCTTCGGCGTCAGTACAGgaaagttcctcggattcatTATACACGAAAGAGGGATGGACGtcaacccggaaaaggtccagGCGATCCTCGACATGCAGGCCCCTCGGACGGTCAAAGACCTACAGCGACTGAACGGACGGCTGGCCGCCCTATCCCGATTCCTGTCCcggtcgggcgatcgctgcctcgccTTCTTCCGTGCAATAAGAGACCCGAAGAATTTCCAATGGACGCCCCAGTGTGAGGAAGCTTTCCGACAGGTCCAGCAGCATTTAGCCAACCTTCCCCGCCTCGCTTCAGTCACTGCTGGAGAGGAGCTCTGCGTTTACCTGGCTGCCTCACAGCACGCAGTCAGCTCGGTCCTCGTCAAGGAAGCCGGCCAACAGCTCCCCGTCTACTACACCAGTCATGTCCTGAGCGGGCCCGAGGAGCGATATCCTCCAATCGAGAAGCTCGCCCTCGCGCTCGTGCTGGTAGCCCGAAAGttacgcccctacttccaagctcatccgatcaaggtaatcaccgaccaacctctcAGTCAAGTACTGTCAAAATTCGATGTCGCAGGGCGACTCCTCAAGTGGTCGGTCGAGCTCGGAGAGTTCGACATCCACTACacgcccaggaccgccatcaaagcacaaGCACTGGCCGACTTCATCTCTGAGCTCGCCCATCCCGAAGGGCGGCCCCCCAGTGAACTAGGCGGAACATGGGTCGTACAGGTGGACGGCTCGTCCGCTTCAACCGGCGCAGGCGCAGGACTAGTGCTGTCGGCCCCCGATGGGCAGACGTTCGAGcattccctccgcttcgggttccatgccaccaacaatgaagccgaGTACGAGGCACTCCTGGCGGGGCTCAGACTATCCCGCGAGATGCAGGTTGACGCCATCAAAGTCCTCACCGATTCACAGCTGGTGACCGAGCAACTTAACGGCGGATACGTGGCCAGAGAACCCACCATGGCAAAGTACGTAGCGGAGGTAAAAAACTTAGCCTCATGTTTCGCACACTTCACGATATCCAGGGTGCCAAGACTTCAGAACGACCGTGCCGATGAGCTGGCCAAGCTAGCCTCGAAGCGACCCCCGGGCACCACCCACGGGATCGAGGAGCTCCCCTCCCCCTCTATCCCGGTCGCGTGTGTTTCGGCGGCCGACTCCCGAGCCACCTGGGTATGGGACATGCTGCGCTACAAACGCGACGGGACCCTCCCCACCGACGAAGCCGCAGCCCGACATATTCGCCGAAAACATGCATGGTACTCCGAAGCGAACTTTCTCCCACCCTCTTCTACGGTGCCTCGAGCCAGAGGAGGCGACGACTGTCTTGGCCGAGGTCCATGA